The Aedes albopictus strain Foshan chromosome 2, AalbF5, whole genome shotgun sequence region TTCGGTGTAAAACTTGTGGCTGTCGGTACCATGTCAGCTgtgcaggagtttcccaggacgtTGCGGATTGCGACTGGAGTTGCTTGAAATGCGAAACCGCGAAAGTACACCAGGATAAGCAGAAGACGTCCAAGAAGAAGACCACCAATGCAGAGCAGCCGACGAAGCCGATtaggagaaattctaagaggatggATTCTGGTAAACCAAATAAATCGGTGAAGGATTCAACCTCTAAGGATCGCCGACAGAAACCAAAAGCTTCTGCCCCCGAAATATCAGCGAACGTGGATGCTATGTTGGCCGCTGAAATCGACAAGTTGGCGAACGTCTCGACGAAAGCGAAGTCTATAGTGTCCAATTCATCGTGCAAATCGGCACTATCGCTGAAGCTGCAGATGCAGAAAGTGTTGGCCGAAGAAACATTGATGCTTGAGGAGATGAAGCGACGACGGGAGTTCATGAAGAAAAAGTTCGAGCTGATGGAGGAAATTGCTGAGGTACAAAGCTGTCCAGTACCAGGGGCCCGAACAACAGATCCTTTAACGAAGGTGAAAGGTTGGCTCCAGAAGCAGCGTCAAGCCGAAAATGAATCAGTAGCGGCGGATGACGATGAGCACGATAGCGACGATGATACGGAGGACAACATGgacgacgacgaggatgacgacgcCGGAGATACCGAATCAAGCTCGGAGTATGCGGCCGATGAAGAAGGTGACAACTCGTCGGGCGAAACGGAACCGGAAAGCGTCGATAGCGAAGACGGTTCTAGCTCAGCAGACGAGTCATACCACGAGCGAGGTGATGAACACCATGAGGAAAGATTTTCTCCTAGGGAACGTTCAACTCCGGTACAAGTGAGGGCTTCCAGAACGTCAAATCGGGTGAAGCATTCCCGGTCTAGTGCCACGCTTTCCCGCGACCAGATTGCGGCACGTCAGGTTGTGCCATGTGATCTCCCGAAGTTTGGCGGCAGCCCAGAGGAATGGCCGATGTTCATATCGACATTCGAAAGTACGACGAGAATGTGTGGCTACAAGGACGAGGAGAATATGATCCGCCTTCGAAACTGTTTAAAAGACGAAGCGTTTGCCTCTGTGCGGAGCTTTCTGATGCATCCGTCGATGGTATCGAAAGCGATTGGCGTCCTGAAACTTAGGTTTGGTCAACCGCATATGATCATCAGTACGTTGCGCGAGAAGGTGCTAGCTACGCCACCGATTAGAACTGATTCGATCGAAAAGCTAGTAGACTATGCACTTGCCGTACAGAACTTGTGTTCGACTATCGATGCTTGTGGGCGGAAGGAGTATATGCGGGATGCGACTCTGATGCAAGAACTCGTTTGCAAGCTTCCCTCCGCTATTAAACTGGATTGGGCGAGGCACAGCAAAACACTAGCGAAGGTAACCCTATCAACCTTCTCCGATTGGATTTTCTCGATTGCGGAAGATGCAAGCATCGTAGCAAACCCTCGAAAGTCCCACAGCTACGAGCAGGTGCCACGCAATAAGCGCCAAGGAAAGGTTTTCGTCAACACTCACGTTGAATCTTCTCCATCGGTAGCGGGTGGCCAAAAGGTTACTGGCAATCGGCCGAACGTCGTTTCTAGCGGCAAAACCTCAATGGCAGGACCGACCATATGCCCTACTTGCAAGGGCAGCTGTCGAACTGCAGCGAAGTGTAAACGTTTCCTCGATCTCTCCTATGAAGCAAAATGGGCAGCAGTTCGCGAGTTCAGAATATGCCGTCGTTGCCTACGACAGCATGGAGGTAACTGCAACAGCAAGCCGTGTGGAGTCAACGGGTGTACATTCAAGCATAATTCACTTTTGCACAAGAGCCTCGTTGCACCAGTTGAAGTCACAGGCAGCCCGGGTTGCCCTAACCCGGCCAAGGCGAATGAAGAACGCAGTATCAACACACACCGCGTCGAAACTGGCCTAGAACTGTTCCGGTACATCCCTGTAACGTTGTTTGGGCCGACGAAGCAAGTGGAGTGCTACGCTTTTCTTGATGATGGATCCGAGCTGACGTTGTTGGATGAGCAGATCGCCAAGGATTTGGATTTGATCGGTGGTGCGAAGCCGTTGTGTTTGAAGTGGACTGGAGGAACTCACCGCTTCGAGGAGAAGTCAAGATGTGTGGACATAGGAATTTCCGGATCGGCAGGAAGAAGATTTGAGCTAAGCGGAGTGCGGACGGTTGAAGCGCTTGAGCTACCATATCAAAGCTTGAACGTCGAGGTACTTCAGGAGAAGTATAAGCATCTGCGCAGTATCCCAGTGGAGTCGTATAATCGTGTCCAACCAAGGATCCTAATAGGAGTCAAGCATGCCAATGTTTCGTTGGTAAGACGGTGCCGAGAGGGAAAGGAAGGCGAGCCCATCGCCGTGAAGACCCATCTGGGGTGGACGATCTTCGGAGGTTGGTCGAAGCAAGAATCGAGCAACGGCGGGAGCCATATCTATCACATTTGTGCGTGCAACCTACAGAATGATGAACAACTGCACCTGGCAGTGAAGCAGTACTTCAGCCTGGATAGCCTGGGAATAATGATGCCAGTTGCGGCCTCAGTATCTAGAGACGACGAGAGGGCCTTGATGTTGCTCAGCTCGCTCACGCAGGTCACCGGCAATAGATACGAAACCGGACTGCTCTGGCGTTCCGATAATATTCGCCTTCCGGACAGCCGGCCAATGGCCTTACAGCGGCTCAAGTGTCTAGAAAGGCGTCTAGCCAAAAATGCCGATCTGAAGCTGACCTACGATGGGAAACTAGCAGAATACAAAACGAAAGGGTACATTAGGAAGGTAACCCAGAAGGAGATAGAGCAAAACAAAGGTCACTCTTGGTACCTTCCCACGTTTCCGGTTATAAATCCCAACAAGCCAGGAAAGATCCGTATTGTATGGGATGCAGCAGCAACCGCACATGGAGTAAGTCTCAACTCTATGCTGCTTACGGGTCCAGACTTGTTAAGCTCGTTGGTGGCCGTCCTGAACCAATTTCGGGAAAACCGCATAGGCATTTGTGGAGACATTCGCGAAATGTTTCTCCAGATGGGAATACGTCGAGAGGACCAGTTCTACCAGCTGTTTCTATGGAACGACAACGTGAATCAGGAAGAACCCAGCACGTACGTTGTCCCCGTAATGGTCTTTGGGGCCCGGTCATCGCCAACTACAGCGCAATTCGTTAAAAACCAGAATGCTCAGAGGTTCCGTGCCGATTTCCCCGTGGCAGTTGAAGTCATTGAAAAAAAGCACTATGTGGACGACATGCTTGTCAGCACCGAAACGGAAGATGAAGCCATCGACCTGGCAAAGTCGGTGAAACACGTTCATGCTCAAGGCGGCTTTGATATAAGGAACTGGGTTTCTAATTCCGCCAAAGTTTTGAACGCGCTGAACGAAAGCCCGACGAGTGAGAAGTCCCTAAACCTTGCAGCCGACATTGCGACGGAGAAAGTCTTGGGGATGTGGTGGAACACCTCAACCGACTGCTTCACCTTTAAGATCTGCTGGACCAGGTTTGACGCAGTATTGTTTGACGGAAGCAGAGCGCCTACCAAACGTGAACTTCTTCGGATCCTGATGAGTATCTTTGATCCGTTGGGACTCATTGCGCAATTCCTAATGATCCTCAAGGTTACACTCCAAGAAGTATGGCGTAAGGGACTGAAATGGGACGACCAGATAGAAGGCAAGCAGCTCGACGATTGGCAGACGTGGACAAAATTGCTACCGAAGCTGGAGGAACTCCAAATACCTCGATGTTACCGCCAGATCACAACAACTGGAGCCCAGATTCAAATGCACACATTCGTGGACGCTGGAGATAAAGGGATGGCTGCAGTCGTGTATCTACGGTTCGAAGAAAATGGAATCATCGAATGTGCTTTAGTCGGGGCGAAAACACGGGTTGCACCATTGAAGTATCTGTCAACGCCGCGTTCGGAACTCCAGGCTGCTGTCATCGGAGCGAGATTATCCAACAGCACTATGAAGTCATTGTCTCTTTCAGTGTCGCAGCGCTTCTTCTGGTGCGACTCACGTAACGTACTGTGCTGGTTACGTTCCGATCACCGTCGTTACAGCCAGTATGTTGCGGCGAGAACGAGTGAAGTTCTAGACACTACGGAAGTTAACGAATGGAACTGGATCAAATCGGAGTGGAACGTAGCAGATGATGGCACGAAATGGACCGGGCAGGTGCAGATGAAGTCCGACGATCGCTGGTTTCTAGGGCCGGCATTTTTGCAGAAAGCGGAGCGAGATTGGCCTGTTATTCCGTACAACCAAGAAACTACGACCGAAGAGCTTCGTACCAGTGTTCTGGTGCACAGGAAAGTTCGGGATCCAGTGGTTGTGGCTAGTGACTACTCTAGCTGGAATCGTCTGCTAAAAGTTACGGCTTATGTACAGCGATTCGTGTACAATCTACAAGCGAAACGACAGGGATTAGTTTCACATCAAGGACCATTGTCTAGTGAAGAATTGTGACAGGCTCAGCTGTACCATTTTCGCCAGGCGCAACAAGAGGTGTATCACGAAGAGATGTTAGTGCTGAAAGAGGGGGCGAAAAATGGAGAGAACATGCGGAAGCAATGGCAACAATACAGTCGCAGCCAGATCTACAAGATGAGCCCATTCGTGGACGAAGACGGAGTTTTGCGAATGAACAGCCGAGCTGCGAAGTGCTCTCTCCTGTTTCCGGACGAAAAATTCCCGATAATACTTCCGGACAACCATCCGGTCACCAAAATTCTCCTAGTGGATTTACATGAGAGGTACCATCATCGCAATTATGCTACTGTAGCCAACGAGGTGCGTAGACGGTACTGTATTCCACGACTTCGTCAAACACTTCGCAAGATGCGATGTGGTTGTCAATGGTGTCGGAACCGGGATGCGAAACCTGCACCACCAGAGATGGCAGAACTTCCTTCGGCGAGAATGGCTGCCTTCACCAGGCCTTTTTCCCATGTAGGCGTAGATTTCTTTTTGCCTATTGAAGTGGGGCGAAGGGTCGAGAAGCGTTGGGGGGTCTTATTGACGTGTCTAACTGTTCGGGCTCTTCATATTGAGGTTGCTAACTCCCTTAGCACCAGCTCATGCATGATGGCGTTGAACAATTTCATCGCTCGTCGAGGCACACCAGTGTGCTTTTACTCCGATAGAGGAACGAATTTCGTCGGCGCGTCCAAAGAGCTACGCGACGCTCTAAGTGCGATTGATAAGCACGAAATGGCGAAGGAGTTCACACACCAGCTACGTCTTGGCAGTTCAACCCACCGTCCAGCCCCCACATGGGCGGTAGCTGGGAGAGGTTGATCCAATCGGTGAAGCGGAATTTGACGGAAGTGCTCAAGTGTAGGCGACCAACGGACGAGGAATTACGCAGTGCGTTGACACAGATCGAATCTGTTCTCAACAGCCGCCCACTTACTGATGTTCCCGTGGACAATGAGTCGGAACCAGCTCTAACTCCAAACCATTTTTATTGGGGTCATCGGATGGCTCCAAACCCCTGACACTATTCGATGATAGCGTTCAAGCTGTGCGACGGGGATGGCAGGTGTCCCAAATGATGGCGAATCTTTTTTGGAGACGTTGGCTTCGGAATTATTTACCCGAAATCACTAAGCGAACGAAGTGGTTTAAGAAGGTAAAGCCTATAGCCGTGGGGGATATCGTCGTGATTGTGGACCCGGAGTTACCCCGGAACTGCTGGCCTAAGGGCCGGGTAATCGGTACAGTAGAAAAAGGAAGTCAGGTACGTAGGGCAACTGTACAAACTAACAAAGGAGTGTACGAGCGACCAGCTGTCAAGTTGGCAGTTCTCGACATCTGGAACGAAGGAAAGTAGGCCAAGTCTTGGAGTTGGCATACCGGGGGGGAGTGTTACAACCCCACTGTGTTGTGTCGTTTCCAGATTCTGCCAACTGTGCCCCCATTTACTGCGCACATGAACAAGCAGTGACATTTCATGAACAATAAGGTAGATATAGAATAGATAGATACTGACTGCAAGTGAAAGTCATGCTCGATGTTGTGCAGTTAATTTGTATAACAATCAAAGTGCGAAACTTATTAGATTTGAAGTACATTTTCTTAGTTATTAGTGATAATATCAAATGTAATGAAACATGCAATTGAACTTAAAGTCGAATTACTAATTGAAAATTATTATTATAGATCTGATAAAACTAAATTCTGGATTTGCACTTAACCTAAATTCACTAAATTACTACTTATCAAACTAAAGGTAATATATACAGATTATTGGTTGATTTGTGATAATTAAAGGGGAATTTTACTCTAGAAGATTTGGTAACTCTGTTCCGGTCGTAACGGTGGCTCTGAGCGGTAGAAAGTAAGGCGAAGTTCGACTAAACGTAAGTCCAAATGAATTTGTAACCCAACAGTTATGTGCAAAAACATGTATTGATTTTAGGATATTAAAATACCTCGTAATAAAGAGACATTTGAAATCTCGGAAACATCTGATCTTCGCCGCTAAAGTAACACCCCCTAATAGCTGTATAAAAAGGCAGCGCCGTGTCTTCGATagcagcctacgggacttcagctggattcgcagaccgaaaaaaacACGAGCTGCAGTCCGTCTTCCCACCTCGCAGGTAACATCTTTATCGCacgtaccaagataaacaaatttatcCGCTACATCAAACTTTTAACCATCTAGCACTACTTCATTACCGGACCAACGTTGACCGACGTAAGTCCGATCCTTGCAGTTTTCCTCTTAACAGGTATGAACgct contains the following coding sequences:
- the LOC134286690 gene encoding uncharacterized protein LOC134286690, translating into MDSGKPNKSVKDSTSKDRRQKPKASAPEISANVDAMLAAEIDKLANVSTKAKSIVSNSSCKSALSLKLQMQKVLAEETLMLEEMKRRREFMKKKFELMEEIAEVQSCPVPGARTTDPLTKVKGWLQKQRQAENESVAADDDEHDSDDDTEDNMDDDEDDDAGDTESSSEYAADEEGDNSSGETEPESVDSEDGSSSADESYHERGDEHHEERFSPRERSTPVQVRASRTSNRVKHSRSSATLSRDQIAARQVVPCDLPKFGGSPEEWPMFISTFESTTRMCGYKDEENMIRLRNCLKDEAFASVRSFLMHPSMVSKAIGVLKLRFGQPHMIISTLREKVLATPPIRTDSIEKLVDYALAVQNLCSTIDACGRKEYMRDATLMQELVCKLPSAIKLDWARHSKTLAKVTLSTFSDWIFSIAEDASIVANPRKSHSYEQVPRNKRQGKVFVNTHVESSPSVAGGQKVTGNRPNVVSSGKTSMAGPTICPTCKGSCRTAAKCKRFLDLSYEAKWAAVREFRICRRCLRQHGGNCNSKPCGVNGCTFKHNSLLHKSLVAPVEVTGSPGCPNPAKANEERSINTHRVETGLELFRYIPVTLFGPTKQVECYAFLDDGSELTLLDEQIAKDLDLIGGAKPLCLKWTGGTHRFEEKSRCVDIGISGSAGRRFELSGVRTVEALELPYQSLNVEVLQEKYKHLRSIPVESYNRVQPRILIGVKHANVSLVRRCREGKEGEPIAVKTHLGWTIFGGWSKQESSNGGSHIYHICACNLQNDEQLHLAVKQYFSLDSLGIMMPVAASVSRDDERALMLLSSLTQVTGNRYETGLLWRSDNIRLPDSRPMALQRLKCLERRLAKNADLKLTYDGKLAEYKTKGYIRKVTQKEIEQNKGHSWYLPTFPVINPNKPGKIRIVWDAAATAHGVSLNSMLLTGPDLLSSLVAVLNQFRENRIGICGDIREMFLQMGIRREDQFYQLFLWNDNVNQEEPSTYVVPVMVFGARSSPTTAQFVKNQNAQRFRADFPVAVEVIEKKHYVDDMLVSTETEDEAIDLAKSVKHVHAQGGFDIRNWVSNSAKVLNALNESPTSEKSLNLAADIATEKVLGMWWNTSTDCFTFKICWTRFDAVLFDGSRAPTKRELLRILMSIFDPLGLIAQFLMILKVTLQEVWRKGLKWDDQIEGKQLDDWQTWTKLLPKLEELQIPRCYRQITTTGAQIQMHTFVDAGDKGMAAVVYLRFEENGIIECALVGAKTRVAPLKYLSTPRSELQAAVIGARLSNSTMKSLSLSVSQRFFWCDSRNVLCWLRSDHRRYSQYVAARTSEVLDTTEVNEWNWIKSEWNVADDGTKWTGQVQMKSDDRWFLGPAFLQKAERDWPVIPYNQETTTEELRTSVLVHRKVRDPVVVASDYSSWNRLLKVTAYVQRFVYNLQAKRQGLVSHQGPLSSEEL